Proteins from one Fragaria vesca subsp. vesca linkage group LG6, FraVesHawaii_1.0, whole genome shotgun sequence genomic window:
- the LOC101291351 gene encoding uncharacterized protein LOC101291351 — translation MNLYAHDLSLLDFNFNLSDPISDDPFSHRTSSFFSQTAPPPDDDDDDGVATDGRASNKTNGKRVERSRSPPKYRHDGTSPLPLGMDWSPPPRNWDGRDSVWPHNPRTGWSYCVTVPSWTYLPKPRGSDAVVFYRVQVGLQSPEGITTTRGILRRFNDFLKLFSELKKAFPLKDLPPAPPKGILRMRSRILLEERRCSLEDWIDKLLSDIDISRSVSVATFLELEAAARSSFNDPQQISEVNSLTSGAAPSLLLQAHSDLAGSSSVTSDYGNDTPYEASELGTPRHGDDSRANLAMEHSTSDQDLDDSIDTSAKLGLFNQKFIRESLVRLSRRQISGRSNANTIDKDQTSENTSGFKPLCMDGTEFILEPEESKRDGHARRLSTESFGSDTSTLRVANLFGDGSLNLPESSEAPKIADTFDNSELKFSRAILAAFPYDERQKLNRVLTTLQQRLGTAKIDIEDLIARLNQEVAVRQFLTTKVKDLEVELETTQQNCKENIQQAVLNEKERFTQMQWDMEELRRKCLDLELQLRSEQDAREHSESTKISIIQENDLLLQELDVSRRQLDNLQKFHEEFEVKSKTDVKLLVKEVKSLRNSQSELKQELSRLMKEKLEVERILQKEKRRIERTATTNTKLLHECEILRSRLQECSVNFLVEEEDKLILDTSSPSDAIDLLTTSDNRIGLLLAEAQLLAQDVENAVIAADDAQDIKGGDRMADDELRKMLTDQFVDNARLRMQVNSVIRCALNANIKDENDDDDEEEDSHQRKTVLSKFLER, via the exons ATGAATCTCTACGCCCACGACCTCTCTCTCCTCGACTTCAACTTCAACTTATCCGATCCCATTTCCGACGATCCCTTCTCTCACCGCACCTCTTCTTTCTTTTCCCAAACTGCCCCTCCCCCCGACGACGACGACGACGACGGCGTCGCTACTGATGGCAGAGCCAGCAACAAAACCAACGGTAAGCGCGTGGAGCGCAGTCGCAGCCCTCCCAAGTACCGCCACGACGGCACTTCGCCTCTCCCTCTCGGAATGGATTGGAGCCCTCCTCCTCGCAATTGG GACGGACGAGACTCTGTTTGGCCACATAATCCTCGCACAGGATGGAGTTACTGCGTCACAGTTCCTTCTTGGACTTACCTGCCCAAACCAAGAGGTTCAGATGCTGTGGTG TTTTATAGGGTTCAAGTTGGTCTACAATCACCAGAAGGAATCACAACCACTCGAGGGATATTAAGAAGATTTAACGATTTCCTAAAGCTATTTTCTGAA CTTAAAAAGGCATTCCCACTGAAAGATCTTCCTCCAGCTCCCCCAAAGGGGATTCTGAGAATGAGAAGTCGGATACTATTGGAAGAG CGAAGGTGTTCTTTGGAGGATTGGATAGATAAACTATTATCGGATATTGATATATCAAGAAGTGTTTCGGTTGCAACCTTTCTAGAGCTGGAAGCTGCTGCGAGGTCTT CGTTCAATGATCCACAGCAAATTTCAGAAGTGAACTCTTTGACAAGTGGCGCAGCTCCATCATTACTGTTACAAGCCCACTCAGATCTTGCGGGTAGCTCATCTGTCACATCAGATTATGGTAATGATACTCCATACGAGGCATCTGAGCTTGGAACACCTAGGCATGGAGATGATAGCCGTGCTAATCTTGCGATGGAGCATTCGACATCTGATCAGGACTTAGATGATTCGATAGATACATCTGCTAAGTTGGGCCTATTTAACCAGAAATTTATTCGGGAAAGCCTAGTAAGGCTCTCCAGGCGCCAAATTTCTGGTAGAAGTAATGCCAATACTATAGACAAGGACCAAACAAGTGAAAATACTTCTGGTTTTAAACCTCTTTGCATGGACGGAACAGAGTTCATTTTAGAACCTGAGGAAAGCAAGAGGGATGGCCATGCTCGAAGACTATCAACAGAGAGTTTTGGAAGTGATACATCTACCTTGCGGGTGGCCAATTTATTTGGTGATGGCTCTCTCAACCTTCCTGAAAGTTCTGAAGCTCCTAAAATTGCAGATACTTTTGACAACTCAGAGTTAAAGTTCTCAAGGGCTATACTAGCTGCTTTCCCATATGATGAACGACAAAAATTAAACAGAGTACTAACTACTTTGCAACAGAGATTAGGAACAGCAAAAATTGACATCGAGGATCTTATAGCAAGATTGAATCAAGAAGTTGCTGTTAGACAATTCCTCACAACAAAG GTTAAAGATCTAGAAGTGGAACTTGAAACTACCCAACAAAATTGTAAAGAAAATATTCAACAGGCTGTCTTAAATGAAAAAGAAAGATTTACCCAAATGCAGTGGGATATGGAGGAACTCCGAAGGAAGTGCTTGGACTTGGAATTACAATTAAGATCTGAGCAG GATGCAAGGGAGCATTCAGAGTCAACAAAAATTTCTATCATTCAGGAGAATGACCTATTGCTACAGGAGTTGGATGTCTCCAGGCGACAGCTTGACAACTTGCAGAAATTTCATGAAGAGTTTGAGGTGAAATCAAAGACAGATGTTAAGCTACTTGTAAAAGAGGTCAAATCTCTTCGAAATTCACAATCAGAACTGAAGCAGGAACTGAGTCGATTGATGAAAGAAAAATTAGAAGTAGAG AGAATTCTTCAGAAGGAAAAGCGAAGAATAGAGCGTACAGCGACTACTAACACAAAGCTGCTGCATGAATGTGAAATACTTCGCAGTCGGCTTCAAGAATGTAGTGTCAATTTTCTGGTTGAAGAGGAAGATAAACTCATATTGGATACTTCATCACCATCTGATGCTATTGATCTACTGACAACGTCTGACAATCGAATTGGTCTTCTTCTTGCAGAG GCACAGCTCCTTGCACAGGATGTGGAAAATGCTGTTATAGCAGCAGATGATGCTCAAGACATTAAGGGTGGTGATAGGATGGCTGATGATGAGCTGAGAAAGATGCTGACAGATCAATTTGTTGACAATGCCAGACTAAGAATGCAGGTCAACTCAGTAATTCGCTGTGCTCTGAATGCAAATATTAAAGATGAAAATGATGATGATGATGAAGAAGAAGATTCACATCAAAGAAAAACTGTTTTAAGCAAATTCTTGGAGAGGTAA